Proteins from a genomic interval of Plasmodium reichenowi strain SY57 chromosome 13, whole genome shotgun sequence:
- a CDS encoding hypothetical protein (conserved Plasmodium protein, unknown function), whose protein sequence is MKVKKLVKFLSLLAIGLLSNKINKQYGFTPYTFNCNAEIIRKPAYGYNQEILNDSVNVILENAHKNKIGIIFKSVRELLSGRYNSLNPQKVLLRISNIIKHGHINSLCDNNQSYVLIDIPHIIFNANLIGDPELQRINYLIHNILNNLDVCSSKRKYNIQLKSNVTNGCLSQSDKDIIFDTTKPSNSRRKGLQLSPSNKFFSILLKCSVDNLGSGDSTMECVQKELAKDNKKMSDTCSQCFKDSVSCGKSNCWLPCLFGNPCSDRCYNCGVNYCNKELIRCTGLENLPSACS, encoded by the coding sequence ATGaaagtaaaaaaattagTAAAATTCCTATCTTTATTAGCTATAGGTTTATtaagtaataaaataaacaaacaGTATGGATTTACACCTTATACTTTTAATTGTAATGCCGAAATAATTAGAAAACCCGCCTATGGTTATAACcaagaaatattaaatgattctgtaaatgtaatattagaaaatgctcataaaaataaaataggtataatttttaaaagcGTTAGAGAATTATTAAGTGGAAGATATAATAGTTTAAATCCTCAAAAAGTTTTATTAAGAATATccaatataataaaacatgGACATATAAATAGTTTATGTGATAATAATCAATCGTATGTATTAATAGATATTCctcatattatatttaatgcTAATCTTATTGGTGATCCAGAATTACAAagaataaattatttaatacataatatCTTAAATAACTTAGATGTATGTTCttcaaaaagaaaatataatattcaatTAAAATCAAATGTAACAAATGGATGCCTATCACAATCTGATAAAGACATTATTTTTGATACAACCAAACCTAGTAATAGTAGAAGGAAAGGTTTACAGCTTTCTCCTAGcaataaattttttagtatattattaaaatgttcTGTTGACAACTTAGGTTCAGGTGATAGTACTATGGAATGTGTTCAAAAGGAACTAGCcaaagataataaaaaaatgtcaGATACCTGTTCACAATGTTTTAAAGATTCAGTAAGTTGTGGAAAATCAAATTGTTGGCTCCCTTGTTTATTTGGAAACCCATGCAGTGATAGATGCTATAATTGTGGTGTTAATTATTGTAATAAGGAATTAATACGTTGTACGGGTTTGGAGAACTTACCAAGTGCTTGTTCTTAA
- a CDS encoding adenosine-diphosphatase, putative, with translation MKNGRLINKQAVQLILGLYVLFMFLFVNMKHCYGKNINKDEYVKGADIYKAIVIDAGSTGTRIHIYNYHIVDDEKGNIKIYIPSINYRTTPGLVYILNRYFSGEEEDFHNYFKNIKSFIYDNVEEQKRFNTIILFRASGGFRLLSINESEKYMNFLKNYFFTHFNEFLLIDDLLVNVLSGKEEAILSFVSIYALLQNFNPSPLIFTDNDINEDKKNELNNDNNNDDDDNNDDDNNNDSDNNNNDNNNNDSDNNNNNDNNNNNNNNDNNNNNNDSDNTIGVLELGGATAQIVIKVPLSKMNDDIVNLFNYQHKEKKKNSIIEENYKNKNIVKINLFNQDIFLYCKSYLVLGRQNAMKTYLHYILHKHKEIDENNKFIEMACFPKNFKFHINNLYKTSIEEDLLEYDGNTKINDDEYIGVGIGNINMCRQEIQTILDYAQIDDLPFKIKKFIKLYGIENFHHFAVDILNIAESFNPISLNTHMYLEKAQEVCPLTIEEIRKVVRPESNIEKAQTSCFGLIFLYEFMRYILKIDKSILFYSTNY, from the exons atgaaaaatggAAGACTCATAAATAAGCAAGCAGTACAACTAATATTAGGATTATATGTGTTGTTCatgtttttatttgttaatatGAAACACTGTTATGgaaagaatataaataaagatgaaTATGTTAAAGGCGcagatatatataaagcAATAGTTATAGATGCTGGATCTACAGGTACAAgaattcatatatataattatcatatagTAGATGATGAGAAAggtaatataaaaatatatattccatCTATAAATTATAGAACCACACCTGGAttggtatatatattgaacAGATATTTTTCTGGTGAAGAAGAAGATTTccataattattttaaaaatataaaaagttttatttatgataATGTTGAAGAACAAAAACGTTTTAATACAATAATATTGTTTAGAGCATCAGGAGGATTTAGATTGTTAAGTATTAATGAATCAGAGAAATATATgaactttttaaaaaattatttctttacACATTTCAAcgaatttttattaattgaTGATTTATTAGTAAATGTGTTAAGTGGAAAGGAAGAAGCAATTTTGTCCTTTGTTTCTATATATGCTCTCCTTCAGAATTTTAATCCGAGCCCTCTTATTTTTACGGACAATGATATAAATGAggacaaaaaaaatgagctgaataatgataataataatgatgatgatgataataatgatgatgataataataatgatagtgataataataataatgataataataataatgatagtgataataataataataatgataataataataataataataataatgacaataataataataataatgatagtGATAATACCATTGGGGTCCTTGAATTAGGTGGAGCAACCGCTCAAATCGTTATTAAGGTCCCCTTGTCTAAAATGAACGACGATATAGTAAACCTATTTAATTACCAacataaagaaaaaaagaaaaatagCATTATTGAAGAAAactataaaaataaaaatatcgtaaaaattaatttatttaatcaagatatatttttatattgtaaAAGTTATCTTGTTTTGGGAAGACAAAATGCTATGAAAActtatttacattatattttacataaaCATAAAGAAATAGATGAAAACAATAAATTTATAGAAATGGCATGCTTCCCAAAAAACTTCAAatttcatattaataacCTATATAAAACATCAATAGAAGAAGATTTATTAGAGTATGATGGAAacacaaaaataaatgatgatgaatATATAGGTGTGGGTATTggtaatataaatatgtgtAGACAAGAAATACAAACAATTCTTGATTATGCACAAATCGATGATTTAccatttaaaataaaaaaatttattaaattatatggaatagaaaattttcatcattttgCAGTG GATATATTAAACATTGCTGAAAGTTTTAATCCCATTTCTCTTAATACACATATGTATTTGGAAAAAGCACAAGAAGTATGTCCCCTTACTATAGAAGAAATAAGAAAGGTTGTTAGACCTGAATCGAACATAGAAAAGGCTCAGACGTCATGTTTTGg gctcatatttttatatgaatttatGAGATATATTCTCAAAATTGACAaatccatattattttattcaaCCAATTAT